A genomic region of Arachis hypogaea cultivar Tifrunner chromosome 5, arahy.Tifrunner.gnm2.J5K5, whole genome shotgun sequence contains the following coding sequences:
- the LOC112799701 gene encoding vacuolar-processing enzyme-like produces MYKARLNLRKETLQQQYQSVEERTSNYNNYAIGSRVIEYGDTKIKAVKLSLFEGFDPASTNFSPNNNILPPQTSIEVVNQRDAYLFFIWQRYKILEHETEEKAQALKEITEMVNHRNHIDGSVKLIGTSLFSVPEVKQ; encoded by the exons ATGTATAAAGCCAGACTCAATCTAAGAAAAGAAACCTTGCAGCAACAATATCAATCG GTGGAGGAACGGACTTCTAATTATAACAACTATGCGATTGGTTCTCGTGTGATAGAGTATGGTGATACCAAAATCAAAGCTGTCAAGCTCTCTCTCTTTGAAGGCTTCGATCCTGCATCCACCAACTTCTCTCCAAACAACAACATCCTACCACCACAGACTTCTATTGAAGTTGTTAACCAAAGAGATGCATATCTTTTCTTCATATGGCAAAgg TACAAGATTTTGGAACATGAAACAGAAGAAAAGGCACAAGCCTTGAAGGAGATTACAGAGATGGTGAACCACAGAAATCATATAGATGGTAGTGTAAAATTGATTGGTACTTCATTATTTAGTGTTCCTGAAGTTAAGCAATAA